In the genome of Actinomadura graeca, one region contains:
- a CDS encoding DNA/RNA non-specific endonuclease: MELYEREHDRQRAEAARRVAERTPERRERETALASPGGLAVADSPERIARRVDRLGRLAGDGGVLEPDPRLQRIIDTVDYLGVRYLDAGVAASRAVARIDIRDGDGRTVGYGTGALVSPVLLLTNHHVLPNAATARTSAAEFDYQDGVDGRPLPSVVHPLDPDRFFLADAGLDFALVAVGAPPADLAEFGFDPLIEAEGKEIVGEFVTIVQHPRGGRKQVALRENRIVDVPGGFLHYAADTEPGSSGSPVFNDQWEVVALHHASVPAPRQDELGGFVNEGIRISRICRAVREADLTGEQRGLAEAIFAPARPEGTALRDAPAVALDPDYAGRGGYDPAFLARPLPLPVPSAELAAVASAELRYHHFSVVMHRRRRLALFTAGNIDGALAKRPKRQSDRWIFDPRLPVGEQTGESVYRDNDLDRGHLVRRLDPAWGTTAVEAKAAEDDTFHFTNSTPQHHAFNAGQTLWLGLEDYVLGNADNHDLAVTVFTGPVLADDDDAYRGVQLPREFWKVVAMARESGELSVTGYLLSQAALIEDLPTEESFSYGAYRTFQVPVRRIADITGLGFDQHIQADPLERLEATPAPRELTRPEDIVL; the protein is encoded by the coding sequence ATGGAACTCTACGAGCGGGAGCACGACCGGCAGCGCGCGGAGGCGGCGCGCCGGGTGGCGGAGCGCACGCCGGAACGGCGCGAGCGCGAGACGGCACTGGCCTCACCGGGCGGCCTGGCCGTGGCCGACAGCCCGGAGCGGATCGCCAGGCGGGTCGACCGGCTCGGCCGCCTCGCCGGGGACGGCGGCGTCCTGGAACCGGACCCGCGCCTCCAGCGGATCATCGACACGGTCGACTACCTCGGCGTGCGGTACCTGGACGCCGGCGTCGCCGCGTCCCGCGCCGTGGCGCGGATCGACATCCGAGACGGCGACGGGCGCACCGTCGGATACGGGACCGGCGCGCTGGTCTCCCCGGTCCTGCTGCTGACCAACCACCACGTGCTGCCGAACGCCGCGACGGCGCGCACCAGCGCGGCCGAGTTCGACTACCAGGACGGCGTCGACGGCCGCCCGCTGCCGAGCGTGGTCCACCCGCTGGACCCCGACCGGTTCTTCCTCGCCGACGCCGGGCTCGACTTCGCCCTGGTCGCCGTGGGCGCCCCGCCCGCCGACCTCGCGGAGTTCGGGTTCGACCCGCTGATCGAGGCCGAGGGCAAGGAGATCGTCGGGGAGTTCGTCACGATCGTCCAGCATCCGCGCGGGGGGAGGAAGCAGGTGGCGCTCCGCGAGAACCGGATCGTCGACGTCCCCGGCGGGTTCCTGCACTACGCGGCCGACACCGAGCCGGGCTCGTCCGGCTCGCCGGTGTTCAACGACCAGTGGGAGGTCGTCGCGCTCCACCATGCCAGCGTGCCCGCGCCGCGGCAGGACGAGCTGGGCGGGTTCGTCAACGAGGGGATCCGCATCAGCCGGATCTGCCGCGCGGTGCGCGAGGCGGACCTGACCGGCGAGCAGCGTGGGCTCGCCGAGGCGATCTTCGCGCCCGCCCGGCCCGAGGGCACCGCCCTCCGCGACGCCCCCGCCGTCGCGCTCGACCCCGACTACGCGGGCCGCGGCGGCTACGACCCGGCGTTCCTGGCCCGGCCGCTGCCGCTGCCCGTCCCGTCCGCGGAACTGGCCGCCGTCGCGTCCGCCGAGCTGCGCTACCACCACTTCAGCGTCGTCATGCACAGGCGCCGCAGGCTCGCCCTGTTCACCGCCGGGAACATCGACGGCGCGCTCGCCAAGCGGCCCAAGCGGCAGAGCGACCGCTGGATCTTCGACCCGCGGTTGCCGGTGGGGGAGCAGACCGGCGAGAGCGTGTACCGCGACAACGACCTGGACCGCGGGCATCTGGTGCGCCGCCTGGACCCCGCGTGGGGCACCACCGCCGTCGAGGCCAAGGCCGCCGAGGACGACACGTTCCACTTCACGAACTCCACCCCGCAGCACCACGCGTTCAACGCGGGCCAGACCCTGTGGCTCGGGCTGGAGGACTACGTCCTCGGCAACGCCGACAACCACGACCTGGCCGTCACCGTCTTCACGGGCCCCGTCCTAGCGGACGACGACGACGCCTACCGGGGCGTCCAGCTGCCCCGCGAGTTCTGGAAGGTCGTCGCGATGGCCCGCGAGTCGGGCGAGCTGTCGGTGACCGGCTACCTGCTGAGCCAGGCGGCCCTGATCGAGGACCTGCCGACCGAGGAGTCCTTCTCCTACGGCGCCTACAGGACGTTCCAGGTGCCCGTCCGCCGCATCGCCGACATCACGGGCCTGGGCTTCGACCAGCACATCCAGGCCGACCCCCTGGAGCGCTTGGAAGCGACACCGGCGCCCCGAGAGCTCACACGCCCCGAGGACATCGTCCTCTGA
- a CDS encoding glycosyltransferase family 2 protein, which translates to MTLTGTALGSSAPSVPITPLDDGLSARRVLSRGQVAVAAVLVTAVGAVSVLHVTAGLGPPPGRLAETAVTVVTAVYLLSLVFRAAMVAAAWTSRPADPGEDGTPPLPDGELPVYTVLVPLYREANVLPELLDRLGRLDYPADRLQILLLIEDDDEETRAALPGLGPPFEVVRIPPSLPRTKPKACNVGLARARGEFVVIYDAEDRPDPDQLRKAVRAFRSQPDRVVCVQAELQYWNPWTNWLTRCFAAEYATTFGLWLRGLDRLRLAIPLGGTSNHFRGDALAALGGWDPYNVTEDADLGIRIARRGWEVRMMASVTEEEANSRLGNWIRQRSRWIKGYLQTWLVHTRHPVLLWRQLGTRRTLAFHLTMGFPALTTLVNPFFWTLTLVYLCTGTRHIQPMFAPLTLYGGVTTMIVGNLLMIYCAMAGCMERGLFPAVRTMVTVPLYWGLMSVAAYKALYQLARPSRRHFWELTDHGLVGQDRPSTPPRPRVNPATESPIRR; encoded by the coding sequence ATGACGCTGACGGGGACCGCGCTCGGGTCGTCCGCCCCGTCCGTCCCGATCACGCCGCTGGATGACGGGCTGAGCGCCCGGCGGGTGCTGAGCCGCGGACAGGTGGCCGTCGCCGCCGTCCTGGTCACCGCCGTCGGCGCCGTGTCCGTCCTGCATGTGACGGCGGGCCTCGGGCCGCCGCCGGGCCGGCTGGCCGAGACGGCGGTCACCGTGGTCACCGCCGTCTACCTGCTGTCGCTGGTCTTCCGGGCGGCGATGGTGGCCGCGGCCTGGACGTCGCGGCCGGCCGATCCGGGGGAGGACGGGACGCCGCCCCTCCCGGACGGCGAACTGCCCGTCTACACCGTCCTGGTCCCGCTCTACCGCGAGGCGAACGTGCTGCCGGAGCTGCTCGACCGGCTCGGGCGGCTGGACTATCCCGCCGACCGGCTCCAGATCCTCCTGCTGATCGAGGACGACGACGAGGAGACCCGGGCCGCGCTGCCCGGCCTGGGCCCGCCGTTCGAGGTCGTGCGCATCCCCCCGTCCCTGCCCCGCACGAAGCCGAAGGCGTGCAACGTCGGGCTCGCCAGGGCGCGCGGCGAGTTCGTGGTCATCTACGACGCCGAGGACCGTCCCGACCCTGACCAGCTCCGCAAGGCGGTGCGGGCGTTCCGCTCCCAGCCCGACCGGGTGGTGTGCGTCCAGGCCGAACTCCAGTACTGGAACCCCTGGACCAACTGGCTGACCCGATGTTTCGCCGCCGAGTACGCCACCACCTTCGGCCTCTGGCTGCGCGGTCTCGACCGCCTGCGCCTCGCGATCCCGCTCGGCGGCACGTCCAACCACTTCCGCGGCGACGCCCTCGCGGCGCTCGGCGGCTGGGACCCCTACAACGTCACCGAGGACGCCGACCTCGGCATCCGCATCGCGCGCCGGGGCTGGGAGGTGCGCATGATGGCCTCGGTCACCGAGGAGGAGGCCAACAGCAGGCTCGGCAACTGGATCCGCCAGCGCAGCCGCTGGATCAAGGGCTACCTGCAGACGTGGCTCGTCCACACCCGCCACCCGGTGCTGCTGTGGCGCCAGCTGGGGACGAGGCGGACCCTCGCCTTCCACCTCACGATGGGCTTCCCGGCGCTCACCACCCTGGTGAACCCGTTCTTCTGGACGCTGACGCTGGTCTACCTCTGCACCGGCACCCGCCACATCCAGCCGATGTTCGCGCCCCTGACCCTCTACGGCGGCGTCACCACGATGATCGTCGGCAACCTCCTGATGATCTACTGCGCGATGGCCGGGTGCATGGAGCGCGGCCTGTTCCCGGCCGTGCGCACGATGGTGACCGTCCCGCTCTACTGGGGTCTGATGAGCGTCGCCGCCTACAAGGCGCTCTACCAGCTCGCCAGGCCAAGCCGACGCCACTTCTGGGAGCTCACCGACCACGGCCTCGTGGGGCAGGACCGACCGTCAACGCCCCCTCGTCCTCGGGTAAATCCGGCTACCGAATCGCCGATAAGGCGCTAA
- a CDS encoding glycosyltransferase family 2 protein — translation MRAARDGVVVVMPAYHEAENLAATVRDFLTTLEGAGHDHRIVVVDDGSADATGRVLDDLVERYPDRVIGARHERNRGYGAAVRTGISVALARTDLRLLLLTDSDGQFKAADLPAMLLARREQRADAVTGFRRRRADPPARRAGGRLWTLVSRLLLGTRSRDVDCAYKLLDRWLLEDLVLVGDAAAIDPELLAKIGKRGARVIEHPVDHHPRVHGRPTGASPWVIARSLLSLARVHRGLVRDGHGLRWARWAFDPGDPVLTLVTLAAAVLSAGALLHHLGLGTVLAYDDAVSHLLIARRVIDSPTAGAAQLGAVWLPLPHLLDLPLTWQDALFHSGLGGTAISALGYVITVRYVYLIALWMAAGHTRPAPRPRDRAAGAAAAGLFALNANVLYMQSTPMTELLLFACIAAAVHHLQAWCHGGRLPRLAMASAATAAATLTRYEGWLLAVAVLAVVGYTALRRRKGYAYLEAHLAFFAIVAFSGIAAWTGWAYVIFGDPFFWYSGEYAKPSNWVMAGDENVGALAASARTYAMAVVHDLGYPALAAALAGLAAYGWRLRLRPSAVAPYVLLVFAPFFVYALFSGQRPLHVPEVHGHFYNVRFGLVMALAVAVFAGYPVSLLPSRPRMLGRVRAAAAAAVAATVVAVPGTATLAEPLGWKDAAPGQRARDAARWLRAHYDGGTVLMENHGNEQVAFGSRVPMGRVLYEGSFRLWERALADPADSRVRWIYARTLAGSPDRTWRTLRGDPSALRGYALVYQDADQRVYRRAGTP, via the coding sequence ATGCGCGCCGCCCGGGACGGCGTGGTCGTCGTCATGCCCGCCTACCACGAGGCGGAGAACCTGGCCGCGACCGTGCGGGACTTCCTGACCACGCTGGAGGGGGCGGGCCACGACCACCGGATCGTGGTGGTCGACGACGGCAGCGCCGACGCCACCGGCCGGGTCCTGGACGACCTGGTCGAGCGGTACCCGGACCGCGTCATCGGGGCGCGGCACGAGCGCAACCGGGGCTACGGCGCGGCGGTCCGCACCGGGATCTCCGTCGCGCTGGCCCGGACCGACCTGCGGCTCCTGCTGCTGACCGACTCCGACGGCCAGTTCAAGGCCGCCGACCTGCCCGCGATGCTGCTGGCCAGGCGGGAGCAGCGGGCCGACGCCGTGACCGGGTTCCGGCGCAGGCGCGCCGACCCGCCGGCGCGCCGGGCCGGCGGGCGCCTGTGGACGCTGGTCAGCCGGCTGCTGCTGGGCACGCGGAGCCGCGACGTCGACTGCGCCTACAAGCTGCTCGACCGGTGGCTGCTGGAGGACCTGGTCCTGGTCGGCGACGCCGCGGCCATCGACCCGGAGCTGCTCGCCAAGATCGGCAAGCGGGGCGCGCGGGTCATCGAGCACCCGGTCGATCACCACCCGCGCGTGCACGGCCGTCCGACCGGCGCCTCGCCCTGGGTCATCGCCCGGTCTCTGCTGAGCCTGGCGCGGGTCCACCGCGGCCTGGTCCGGGACGGCCACGGCCTGCGCTGGGCGCGGTGGGCGTTCGACCCGGGGGACCCGGTGCTGACGCTGGTGACGCTGGCGGCGGCCGTCCTGTCGGCCGGGGCGCTCCTGCACCACCTCGGTCTCGGGACCGTGCTGGCCTACGACGACGCCGTTTCGCACCTGCTCATCGCCCGCCGGGTGATCGACAGCCCGACGGCGGGCGCGGCCCAGCTCGGCGCGGTGTGGCTCCCCCTGCCGCACCTGCTGGACCTGCCGCTCACCTGGCAGGACGCCCTCTTCCACTCCGGGCTCGGCGGCACCGCGATCTCGGCGCTCGGCTACGTGATCACGGTGCGGTACGTCTACCTGATCGCGCTCTGGATGGCGGCGGGCCACACCCGCCCGGCGCCGCGTCCCCGCGACCGCGCCGCGGGCGCCGCCGCGGCCGGGCTGTTCGCCCTCAACGCCAACGTGCTGTACATGCAGAGCACCCCGATGACCGAGCTGCTGCTGTTCGCCTGCATCGCGGCGGCCGTCCACCACCTCCAGGCGTGGTGCCACGGCGGGCGCCTTCCGCGGCTGGCGATGGCGTCGGCGGCGACCGCGGCGGCCACCCTGACCCGCTACGAGGGCTGGCTGCTGGCGGTGGCCGTCCTCGCCGTCGTCGGCTACACCGCGCTGCGGCGCCGGAAGGGATACGCCTATCTGGAAGCGCACCTCGCCTTTTTCGCGATCGTGGCCTTCAGCGGTATCGCGGCCTGGACGGGATGGGCCTATGTGATCTTCGGTGACCCTTTCTTCTGGTATTCCGGCGAATATGCGAAACCCTCGAATTGGGTCATGGCCGGGGACGAGAATGTCGGTGCCCTGGCCGCCTCGGCGCGGACGTACGCCATGGCCGTCGTCCACGATCTCGGTTATCCGGCGCTCGCGGCGGCCCTGGCGGGGCTGGCCGCCTACGGGTGGCGGCTGCGGCTGCGGCCGTCCGCCGTCGCCCCCTACGTCCTGCTGGTCTTCGCGCCGTTCTTCGTCTACGCCCTCTTCAGCGGGCAGCGTCCGCTGCACGTCCCCGAGGTCCACGGGCACTTCTACAACGTCCGGTTCGGGCTGGTGATGGCGCTGGCGGTGGCGGTCTTCGCCGGGTACCCGGTGTCCCTGCTGCCCTCCAGGCCGCGGATGCTCGGGCGCGTACGCGCCGCCGCGGCGGCCGCCGTGGCCGCCACCGTGGTCGCGGTGCCCGGGACCGCGACCCTCGCCGAGCCGCTGGGCTGGAAGGACGCCGCCCCCGGGCAGCGCGCCCGCGACGCCGCGCGGTGGCTGCGGGCCCATTACGACGGCGGCACCGTCCTGATGGAGAACCACGGGAACGAGCAGGTCGCCTTCGGGTCCCGGGTCCCGATGGGGCGGGTCCTCTACGAGGGGAGCTTCCGCCTGTGGGAGCGGGCCCTGGCGGATCCGGCCGACAGCCGCGTCCGCTGGATCTACGCCCGCACCCTCGCCGGTTCGCCCGACCGGACCTGGCGCACGCTGCGCGGCGACCCGTCGGCGCTCCGCGGCTACGCCCTCGTCTACCAGGACGCGGACCAGCGCGTCTACCGCCGGGCGGGCACGCCATGA
- a CDS encoding DUF485 domain-containing protein has product MTDSHDSEHTGTRVAEDAHLAEETHLAEHDAAIARHKRLVLTAAAATFLLFMAFPVTTSFTGALDGVVHGIGIGYAAGLAVIVAPVLAAIAYRRWAARPGRGVRR; this is encoded by the coding sequence ATGACCGATTCGCACGATTCCGAGCACACCGGCACCCGTGTCGCGGAGGACGCGCACCTCGCGGAGGAGACGCACCTCGCGGAGCACGACGCCGCCATCGCACGGCACAAACGCCTGGTCCTCACCGCCGCGGCGGCCACGTTCCTGCTGTTCATGGCCTTCCCGGTCACGACCTCGTTCACCGGGGCGCTGGACGGGGTCGTCCACGGCATCGGGATCGGCTACGCCGCCGGCCTCGCGGTGATCGTGGCCCCCGTCCTCGCGGCCATCGCCTACCGCAGGTGGGCCGCGCGTCCCGGCCGGGGGGTGCGGCGGTGA
- a CDS encoding cation acetate symporter: MNRTAVLIVLALIAVTLVLTARAARRNKDTDDHYVAGGRVGGWQNGLALAGDQLSAASFLGITGAVALTGFGGFYLAVGVPAAYLLMLMVIAEPLRNLGRYTLADAVAARFEGRGLRVAMAVSTLVISIIYMVIQFVGAGLLAQLLLGVDFPVAVLVVGALMTVYTFLGGMVGTTYIQVFKAGVLIATILLLLVLLTVRTGGDVLGSMRDAAARFGDGAVAPHRGGTAASLETVSLTMGMVLGMMGLPHVMVRFLTVRDARAARDSAQVAMWIFAGFFAVLPVFGYAALNLVGRQRIVTDNKAGNLAAPRLAEELGGNLLFAVTASVVMVTILAVLAGLAIASSGAIAHDLYTTVLRRGRVSPRGQLVVGRLAGVAISLAAILLALWAKDLNIAFLGNVAFAVAASTTMPVLVLTIYWRGLTRYGAVAGLLGGLVSSVGLVLVGPDVLGDGHLFPLSIPALVSVPAGFLCAWAASLVTRNRKDAAGRPYDELARRAFPMRRGPGTATAAG; the protein is encoded by the coding sequence GTGAACCGCACGGCGGTCCTGATCGTCCTCGCCCTGATCGCGGTCACGCTCGTGCTCACGGCGCGGGCCGCGCGGCGCAACAAGGACACCGACGACCACTACGTGGCGGGCGGCCGTGTCGGCGGCTGGCAGAACGGCCTCGCGCTCGCCGGCGACCAGCTGTCGGCGGCCTCGTTCCTCGGCATCACCGGCGCCGTGGCGCTGACGGGCTTCGGCGGGTTCTACCTGGCCGTCGGCGTGCCCGCCGCGTACCTGCTGATGCTCATGGTGATCGCCGAGCCGCTGCGCAACCTCGGCCGGTACACGCTCGCGGACGCGGTGGCGGCACGGTTCGAGGGACGCGGCCTGCGCGTCGCGATGGCGGTGTCCACCCTGGTCATCAGCATCATCTACATGGTGATCCAGTTCGTCGGGGCGGGGCTGCTCGCGCAGTTGCTGCTCGGCGTGGACTTCCCGGTCGCGGTGCTGGTCGTCGGCGCGCTGATGACCGTCTACACCTTCCTCGGCGGGATGGTCGGGACGACCTACATCCAGGTGTTCAAGGCCGGCGTGCTGATCGCCACGATCCTGCTGCTCCTGGTCCTGCTGACGGTGCGGACCGGCGGCGACGTCCTCGGCTCCATGCGGGACGCCGCCGCGCGGTTCGGGGACGGCGCCGTCGCGCCCCACCGCGGCGGGACGGCGGCCTCGCTGGAGACGGTGTCGCTGACCATGGGGATGGTGCTCGGCATGATGGGCCTGCCGCACGTGATGGTGCGGTTCCTGACCGTCCGGGACGCCCGCGCCGCCCGTGACTCGGCGCAGGTCGCGATGTGGATCTTCGCCGGGTTCTTCGCCGTCCTGCCGGTGTTCGGCTACGCGGCGTTGAACCTCGTGGGCCGGCAGCGGATCGTGACCGACAACAAGGCCGGGAACCTCGCGGCGCCGCGGCTGGCCGAGGAGCTCGGCGGCAACCTGCTCTTCGCCGTCACCGCGAGCGTGGTGATGGTGACGATCCTCGCGGTGCTCGCGGGCCTCGCCATCGCCTCGTCGGGCGCGATCGCCCACGACCTGTACACGACCGTGCTCAGGCGCGGGCGGGTCTCGCCGCGCGGCCAGCTCGTCGTCGGCCGCCTCGCCGGGGTCGCGATCTCGCTGGCGGCCATCCTGCTCGCGCTGTGGGCGAAGGACCTCAACATCGCCTTCCTCGGCAACGTCGCCTTCGCGGTCGCCGCGAGCACGACGATGCCGGTGCTGGTGCTGACCATCTACTGGCGCGGCCTCACCCGGTACGGGGCGGTGGCCGGGCTGCTCGGCGGGCTGGTGTCCTCGGTCGGGCTCGTCCTCGTCGGGCCGGACGTGCTCGGCGACGGCCACCTGTTCCCGCTGTCGATCCCGGCGCTGGTGTCGGTGCCGGCCGGGTTCCTGTGCGCCTGGGCCGCCAGCCTCGTCACCCGGAACCGGAAGGATGCCGCGGGCCGCCCCTACGACGAGCTGGCCCGGCGCGCGTTCCCGATGCGTCGCGGCCCCGGGACCGCGACGGCCGCCGGGTAG
- a CDS encoding LysR family transcriptional regulator, producing MQVELRHLRVLSRIAEAGSITRAAADLGVSQPTLSAQLRRIEQAFGGPLFHRGPDGIAPTALGRHVLSRARGVLADMDDLLATARTNGTRTGLRLGTHPSILLGEWLRRLETGPLGRTVSTSLDYSGGVLNHLLANDQVDVVFMGRVTDHHAPACPPGTDERIISIEPCGVALPSTHHLAKRGRIELADLADETWIPPQGGDDGGTAMLRSACEAAGFSPRFRYHDVDANGMAGFVAAGFAIALVSPTWQPAEGITVVALAGRATDAHLVLRWRTATVTPEEIDILHRSYHEMYEPVVRRHIAELPWLADNPDARPRLIACGAAPP from the coding sequence ATGCAGGTTGAACTGCGCCACCTGCGCGTGCTGAGCCGGATCGCCGAGGCGGGCAGCATCACGCGCGCCGCCGCCGACCTCGGCGTCTCCCAGCCGACGCTGAGCGCCCAGCTCCGCCGGATCGAGCAGGCGTTCGGCGGCCCGCTGTTCCACCGCGGCCCGGACGGCATCGCCCCCACCGCGCTGGGACGGCACGTCCTGTCCCGGGCCCGCGGCGTGCTGGCCGACATGGACGACCTGCTCGCCACCGCCCGCACCAACGGCACGCGGACCGGGCTGCGGCTCGGCACCCACCCGAGCATCCTGCTGGGGGAATGGCTGCGGCGCCTGGAGACGGGGCCGCTGGGCCGGACGGTCAGCACCAGCCTCGACTACTCCGGCGGCGTCCTCAACCATCTGCTCGCCAACGACCAGGTCGACGTCGTGTTCATGGGCCGGGTCACCGACCACCACGCGCCGGCGTGCCCGCCCGGGACCGACGAGCGGATCATCAGCATCGAGCCCTGCGGGGTCGCGCTGCCCTCCACCCACCACCTCGCGAAACGCGGGCGCATCGAGCTGGCCGACCTGGCGGACGAGACGTGGATCCCGCCGCAGGGCGGCGACGACGGCGGCACCGCCATGCTGCGCTCGGCGTGCGAGGCCGCCGGGTTCTCGCCCCGGTTCCGCTACCACGACGTCGACGCCAACGGCATGGCGGGCTTCGTCGCCGCCGGGTTCGCCATCGCGCTCGTCTCGCCCACCTGGCAGCCTGCCGAGGGCATCACCGTCGTCGCGCTCGCCGGCCGCGCCACCGACGCCCACCTCGTCCTGCGCTGGCGGACGGCCACCGTGACCCCCGAAGAGATCGACATCCTGCACAGGAGCTACCACGAGATGTACGAGCCGGTCGTCCGGCGGCACATCGCCGAGCTCCCGTGGCTGGCCGACAACCCCGACGCCCGCCCCAGGCTGATCGCCTGCGGGGCGGCCCCGCCTTGA